The following proteins come from a genomic window of Eubalaena glacialis isolate mEubGla1 chromosome X, mEubGla1.1.hap2.+ XY, whole genome shotgun sequence:
- the ATP6AP1 gene encoding V-type proton ATPase subunit S1, producing the protein MMAATAVDRMRAGMRRAPALWQMPWLPLVMVVAAAAVASEQQVPLVLWSSDRDLWAPAADTHEGHITSDMQLSTYLDPALELGPRNVLLFLQDKLSIEDFTAYGGVFGNKQDSAFSNLENALDLAPSSLVLPAVDWYAVSTLTTYLQEKLGASPLHVDLATLRELKLNASLPALLLLRLPYTASSGLMAPKEVLTGNDEVIGQVLSMLKSEDVPYTAALTAVRPPRVARDVALVAGGLGRQLLQRQSASPMVFSPVSYNDTAPRILFWAQNFSVAYRDHWKDLTSLTFGDQDRLNLTGSFWNDSVARLVLTYEQLFGTTVTFRFILANRFYPVSARHWFTLERLEIHSNGSVAYFNASQVTGPSIYSFHCEYVSSLNKNGNLLVPGTQPSLWQMTFQDFQIQAFNVTGEQFSYASDCAGFFSPGIWMGLLTSLFMLFIFTYGLHMILSLKTMDRFDDHKGPTIALTQIV; encoded by the exons ATGATGGCGGCGACCGCGGTGGATCGAATGCGGGCGGGGATGCGGCGGGCCCCGGCGCTCTGGCAGATGCCATGGCTGCcgctggtgatggtggtggcggcggcggcggtggcgtcGGAGCAGCAGGTGCCGCTGGTGCTGTGGTCGAGTGACCG AGACCTCTGGGCTCCTGCGGCCGACACCCACGAGGGCCATATCACCAGCGACATGCAGCTCTCTACCTACTTAGACCCCGCCCTGGAGCTGGGCCCCCGCAACGTGCTGCTTTTCCTTCAGGACAAG CTGAGCATCGAGGACTTCACAGCGTATGGTGGCGTGTTTGGAAACAAGCAGGACAGTGCCTTCTCTAACCTGGAG AATGCCCTGGACCTGGCCCCCTCCTCTCTGGTGCTTCCGGCCGTCGACTGGTACGCGGTCAGCACTCTGACCACTTACCTGCAGGAGAAGCTCGGGGCCAGCCCCCTGCACGTGGACCTGGCCACGCTTCGGGAGCTGAAGCTCAACGCCAGCCTCCCGGCCTTGCTGCTCCTCCGCCTGCCCTACACGGCCAG CTCGGGTCTGATGGCGCCGAAGGAAGTGCTCACAGGCAATG ATGAGGTCATCGGGCAGGTGCTGAGCATGCTCAAGTCGGAAGACGTTCCGTACACGGCGGCCCTCACGGCAGTCCGCCCTCCTAGG GTGGCCCGCGATGTAGCCTTGGTGGCCGGGGGTCTGGGTCGCCAGCTGCTGCAAAGACAGTCGGCATCGCCTATGGTCTTTTCCCCTGTGAGTTACAATGACACTGCCCCCCGGATCCTGTTCTGGGCCCAAAACTTCTCGGTGGCATATAGGGACCACTGGAAGGACCTGACCTCCCTCACCTTTGGGGATCAGGACCGCCTCAACCTGACCGGCTCCTTCTGGAACGACTCCGTTGCCAG GCTTGTGCTGACCTACGAACAGCTCTTCGGTACCACAGTGACATTCAG GTTCATTCTGGCTAACCGCTTCTACCCGGTGTCCGCCCGACACTGGTTTACCCTGGAGCGCCTTGAAATCCACAGCAACGGCTCCGTCGCCTACTTCAATGCCTCCCAGGTCACGGGGCCCAGCATCTATTCCTTCCACTGCGAGTACGTCAGCAGTCTGAACAAGAATGGTAATCTCCTCGTGCCCGGCACACAGCCCTCTCTCTGGCAGATGACTTTTCAGGACTTCCAG ATCCAGGCCTTCAACGTGACGGGTGAGCAGTTCTCCTACGCCAGTGACTGTGCAGGCTTCTTCTCCCCGGGCATCTGGATGGGGCTGCTCACCTCCCTGTTCATGCTCTTCATCTTCACCTACGGCCTACACATGATCCTCAGCCTCAAGACCATGGACCGCTTTGACGACCACAAGGGCCCCACCATAGCTTTGACCCAGATCGTGTGA
- the GDI1 gene encoding rab GDP dissociation inhibitor alpha — translation MDEEYDVIVLGTGLTECILSGIMSVNGKKVLHMDRNPYYGGESSSITPLEELYKRFQLLEGPPETMGRGRDWNVDLIPKFLMANGQLVKMLLYTEVTRYLDFKVVEGSFVYKGGKIYKVPSTETEALASNLMGMFEKRRFRKFLVFVANFDENDAKTFEGVDPQNTSMRDVYRKFDLGQDVIDFTGHALALYRTDDYLDQPCLETINRIKLYSESLARYGKSPYLYPLYGLGELPQGFARLSAIYGGTYMLNKPVDDIIMENGKVVGVKSEGEVARCKQLICDPSYVPDRVRKAGQVIRIICILSHPIKNTNDANSCQIIIPQNQVNRKSDIYVCMISYAHNVAAQGKYIAIASTTVETAEPEKEVEPALELLEPIDQKFVAISDLYEPTDDGSESQVFCSCSYDATTHFETTCNDIKDIYKRMAGSAFDFENMKRKQNDVFGEADQ, via the exons ATGGACGAGGAATATGATGTGATCGTGCTGGGGACCGGCCTTACC GAATGTATCCTGTCGGGCATCATGTCCGTGAACGGGAAGAAGGTGCTGCACATGGACCGGAACCCCTACTATGGGGGCGAGAGCTCCTCCATCACCCCCCTGGAGGAG CTGTATAAGCGTTTTCAATTGCTGGAGGGGCCCCCTGAGACGATGGGCCGGGGCCGAGACTGGAACGTTGACTTGATCCCCAAGTTCCTCATGGCCAACG GACAGCTGGTGAAGATGCTACTGTATACAGAGGTGACACGCTATCTGGACTTCAAGGTGGTGGAGGGCAGCTTTGTCTACAAGGGGGGCAAGATCTACAAAGTACCGTCCACCGAGACCGAAGCCTTGGCTTCTA ATCTGATGGGCATGTTTGAGAAACGGCGCTTCCGCAAGTTCCTTGTGTTTGTGGCAAACTTTGATGAGAATGACGCCAAGACCTTCGAGGGCGTCGACCCCCAGAACACCAGCATGCGTGACGTCTACCGGAAGTTTGACTTGGGCCAGGATGTCATCGACTTCACTGGCCACGCCCTGGCGCTCTACCGCACCGATGA CTACCTGGACCAGCCCTGTCTTGAGACCATCAACCGCATCAAGTTGTACAGCGAGTCCCTGGCCCGGTATGGCAAGAGCCCGTACCTGTACCCACTCTATGGCCTTGGCGAGCTGCCCCAGGGCTTTGCAAG GTTGAGTGCCATCTACGGGGGGACCTACATGCTGAACAAACCCGTGGATGACATCATCATGGAGAACGGCAAGGTGGTGGGCGTGAAGTCCGAGGGAGAG GTGGCCCGCTGCAAGCAGCTGATCTGTGACCCCAGCTACGTTCCAGACCGCGTGCGGAAGGCTGGCCAGGTTATCCGTATCATCTGTATCCTCAGCCACCCCATCAAGAACACCAACGATGCCAACTCCTGCCAAATCATCATCCCCCAGAACCAGGTCAACAGGAAGTCAG ACATCTACGTGTGCATGATCTCCTACGCACACAACGTGGCCGCGCAGGGCAAGTACATTGCCATCGCCAGCACCACGGTGGAGACCGCAGAGCCCGAAAAGGAGGTTGAGCCGGCCCTGGAGCTGCTGGAGCCCATTGACCAGAA GTTTGTGGCCATCAGTGACTTGTATGAGCCCACCGACGATGGTTCCGAGAGCCAG GTGTTCTGTTCCTGCTCCTATGATGCCACCACACACTTTGAGACAACCTGCAACGACATCAAAGACATCTACAAGCGCATGGCAGGCTCCGCTTTTGATTTTGAGAACATGAAGCGCAAACAGAACGATGTCTTTGGAGAAGCTGACCAGTGA